Proteins from one Pseudomonas sp. KBS0710 genomic window:
- the hisG gene encoding ATP phosphoribosyltransferase — MLTIALSKGRILDDTLPLLAEAGIVPTENPDKSRKLIIPTTQDDVRLLIVRATDVPTYVEHGAADLGVAGKDVLMEYGGQGLYEPLDLRIALCKLMTAGRVGDVEPKGRLRVATKFVNVAKRYYAEQGRQVDIIKLYGSMELAPLIGLADKIIDVVDTGNTLRANGLEPQDFIADISSRLIVNKASMKMQHARIQALIDTLRKAVESRHRG; from the coding sequence ATGTTGACCATCGCACTGTCCAAGGGCCGCATCCTTGACGACACTTTGCCGCTTCTGGCTGAAGCGGGCATCGTGCCAACCGAGAATCCGGACAAGAGCCGCAAGCTGATCATCCCCACGACCCAGGACGATGTGCGCCTGTTGATCGTGCGGGCTACCGACGTGCCAACCTACGTTGAACATGGCGCCGCCGACCTGGGTGTTGCCGGTAAAGACGTGCTGATGGAATACGGTGGCCAGGGCCTGTACGAGCCGTTGGACCTGCGTATTGCCCTGTGCAAGCTGATGACCGCCGGCCGTGTCGGTGACGTCGAGCCTAAAGGCCGCCTGCGCGTGGCCACCAAGTTCGTCAACGTCGCCAAACGCTATTACGCTGAGCAAGGCCGTCAGGTCGACATCATCAAGCTCTACGGCTCGATGGAGCTGGCGCCGCTGATCGGCCTGGCCGACAAAATCATCGACGTGGTCGACACCGGCAACACCCTGCGTGCCAACGGCCTCGAACCTCAGGATTTCATTGCCGACATCAGTTCCCGCCTGATCGTCAACAAAGCATCGATGAAGATGCAGCACGCCCGCATCCAGGCGTTGATCGACACCCTGCGCAAGGCAGTGGAGTCTCGACACCGCGGTTGA
- the murA gene encoding UDP-N-acetylglucosamine 1-carboxyvinyltransferase yields MDKLIITGGARLDGEIRISGAKNSALPILAATLLCDGPVTVANLPHLHDITTMIELFGRMGIEPVIDEKLSVEIDPRTIKTLIAPYELVKTMRASILVLGPMVARFGEAEVALPGGCAIGSRPVDLHIRGLEAMGAVIDVEGGYIKAKAPEGGLRGANFFFDTVSVTGTENIMMAAALANGRSVLQNAAREPEVVDLANFLIAMGANITGAGTDTITIDGVKRLHSATYKVMPDRIETGTYLVAAAVTGGRVKVKDTDPTILEAVLEKLKEAGAEITTGEDWIELNMHGKRPKAVNVRTAPYPAFPTDMQAQFISLNAIAEGTGAVIETIFENRFMHVYELHRMGAKIQVEGNTAIVTGIDKLKGAPVMATDLRASASLVISALCADGDTLIDRIYHIDRGYECIEEKLQMLGAKIRRVPG; encoded by the coding sequence ATGGATAAATTGATTATTACCGGTGGTGCCCGCCTTGATGGCGAGATCCGCATTTCCGGTGCAAAAAACTCCGCCTTGCCGATCCTGGCAGCGACCCTGCTGTGTGATGGCCCGGTAACCGTGGCCAACTTGCCGCACCTGCACGACATCACCACCATGATCGAGTTGTTCGGGCGCATGGGCATTGAGCCGGTGATCGACGAGAAGTTGTCTGTCGAAATCGACCCGCGCACCATCAAGACCCTGATCGCTCCGTACGAACTGGTGAAAACCATGCGTGCCTCGATCCTGGTGCTGGGCCCGATGGTTGCCCGTTTCGGCGAAGCTGAAGTAGCACTGCCTGGCGGTTGCGCCATTGGCTCGCGGCCTGTCGACCTGCACATCCGTGGCCTTGAAGCCATGGGCGCGGTCATCGACGTCGAAGGCGGCTACATCAAGGCCAAGGCGCCGGAAGGCGGTTTGCGCGGTGCCAACTTCTTCTTTGATACCGTCAGCGTTACCGGTACCGAGAACATCATGATGGCTGCCGCCCTGGCGAACGGTCGCAGCGTGCTGCAAAACGCTGCGCGCGAGCCTGAAGTGGTCGACCTGGCCAACTTCCTGATCGCCATGGGTGCCAACATCACCGGCGCCGGCACTGACACCATCACTATCGACGGTGTGAAGCGTCTGCACTCGGCCACCTACAAAGTGATGCCGGACCGTATCGAGACCGGCACCTACCTGGTTGCCGCCGCCGTTACCGGTGGCCGCGTCAAGGTCAAGGACACCGATCCGACCATCCTGGAAGCCGTGCTGGAAAAACTCAAGGAAGCCGGTGCTGAAATCACTACCGGTGAGGACTGGATCGAGCTGAACATGCACGGCAAGCGGCCAAAAGCCGTAAACGTGCGTACGGCTCCTTATCCGGCGTTCCCGACCGACATGCAGGCGCAGTTCATTTCCTTGAACGCGATTGCAGAAGGCACAGGCGCCGTGATCGAGACCATCTTCGAAAACCGCTTCATGCACGTGTATGAACTGCACCGCATGGGCGCCAAGATCCAGGTCGAAGGCAACACTGCCATCGTTACCGGCATCGACAAGCTCAAGGGCGCGCCAGTCATGGCAACCGACCTGCGTGCCTCGGCCAGCCTGGTGATTTCGGCGTTGTGCGCCGACGGCGATACCCTGATCGACCGCATCTACCACATCGACCGTGGTTACGAGTGCATCGAAGAAAAGCTGCAGATGCTCGGCGCTAAAATCCGCCGCGTACCGGGCTAG
- a CDS encoding BolA family protein has protein sequence MQALEVKSFLEGKLPETIVEVEGEGCNFQLNVISDELAKLSPVKRQQQIYAHLNPWITDGSIHAVTMKFFSRAAWAERT, from the coding sequence ATGCAGGCCCTAGAAGTTAAAAGCTTCCTTGAAGGAAAGCTGCCGGAAACGATCGTAGAAGTTGAAGGCGAAGGCTGCAATTTCCAGCTGAACGTGATTAGCGATGAACTGGCAAAATTAAGCCCGGTCAAGCGTCAACAGCAGATCTATGCCCATTTGAACCCGTGGATCACCGATGGCAGCATCCACGCGGTTACTATGAAATTTTTCAGCCGCGCGGCCTGGGCCGAGCGTACCTGA
- a CDS encoding lipid asymmetry maintenance protein MlaB, translating to MTESAVRLGDAGELFLSGVLDYRTGPELRKQGQALINSSNAPALVLDCSAVTKSSSVGLSLLLCFMRDAQGVKKPVSIRALPEDMREIAQVSGITELLAHP from the coding sequence ATGACCGAGTCGGCTGTTCGTCTTGGTGACGCCGGCGAGTTGTTCCTCAGCGGCGTGCTGGATTACCGCACCGGGCCTGAGCTGCGCAAGCAGGGCCAGGCGCTGATCAACAGCAGCAACGCGCCTGCGCTGGTGCTCGATTGCTCGGCGGTTACCAAATCCAGCAGTGTTGGTCTTTCGTTGTTGCTGTGCTTCATGCGTGATGCGCAAGGGGTCAAAAAGCCGGTCAGCATCCGCGCACTGCCCGAAGACATGCGTGAAATCGCTCAGGTTTCCGGTATTACCGAGCTGTTGGCGCATCCTTAA
- a CDS encoding phospholipid-binding protein MlaC, with protein MISTLRRGLLVLLAALPLMANAAGSAHDLVQDTTNKMLADLTANKEQYKQDPTKFYDALNTIVGPVVDAEGISRSIMTVKYSRKATPAQMQTFQENFKKGLFQFYGNALLEYNNQGITVAPAGDESGDRTSVNMTVKGNNGAVYPVQYTLEKVNGEWKLRNVIINGINIGKLFRDQFADAMQRNGNNLDKTINGWAGEVAKAKEETDKQAGKPAQ; from the coding sequence ATGATCTCTACCTTGCGACGTGGCCTGCTGGTGCTGCTGGCAGCATTGCCGCTGATGGCCAACGCGGCGGGTTCTGCGCACGACCTGGTGCAGGACACGACCAACAAGATGTTGGCTGACCTGACTGCCAACAAAGAGCAGTACAAGCAAGACCCGACCAAGTTTTACGACGCACTCAACACCATTGTGGGGCCTGTGGTCGATGCCGAAGGCATTTCCCGCAGCATCATGACGGTGAAGTATTCGCGCAAGGCCACGCCTGCGCAGATGCAGACCTTCCAGGAAAACTTCAAGAAGGGCCTGTTCCAGTTCTATGGCAATGCCCTGCTTGAGTACAACAACCAAGGCATTACCGTCGCTCCTGCCGGGGATGAGTCGGGTGACCGCACCAGCGTCAACATGACCGTCAAAGGCAACAACGGCGCGGTTTACCCGGTTCAGTACACGCTGGAGAAGGTCAACGGCGAGTGGAAGCTGCGCAACGTGATCATCAACGGTATCAACATCGGCAAGCTGTTCCGCGATCAGTTCGCTGATGCGATGCAGCGTAATGGCAATAACCTGGACAAAACCATCAATGGTTGGGCCGGTGAAGTCGCCAAAGCCAAGGAAGAAACCGACAAACAAGCCGGGAAGCCTGCGCAATGA
- the mlaD gene encoding outer membrane lipid asymmetry maintenance protein MlaD, whose protein sequence is MQNRTVEIGVGLFLLAGILALLLLALRVSGLSASPTADTYKLYAYFDNIAGLTVRAKVTMAGVTIGKVTAIDLDRDSFTGRVTMQVDKKVDNLPTDSTASILTAGLLGEKYIGVSVGGETALLKDGSTIHDTQSSLVLEDLIGKFLLNTVNKDAK, encoded by the coding sequence ATGCAAAACCGCACTGTGGAAATCGGTGTCGGCCTTTTCTTGCTGGCTGGCATCCTGGCTTTACTGTTGCTGGCCCTGCGGGTCAGTGGCCTTTCGGCCAGCCCCACCGCCGATACATATAAACTTTACGCCTACTTCGACAATATCGCCGGTTTGACGGTCAGAGCTAAAGTGACCATGGCCGGTGTAACCATCGGCAAGGTCACGGCAATCGATCTGGATCGCGACAGCTTCACTGGCCGGGTGACCATGCAAGTCGACAAGAAGGTAGATAATCTGCCGACTGACTCCACTGCATCTATCCTCACTGCTGGGCTGCTGGGCGAGAAGTACATCGGCGTCAGCGTGGGTGGGGAAACAGCCCTGCTCAAGGATGGTTCGACAATCCACGACACACAGTCGTCGTTGGTGCTTGAAGACTTGATCGGTAAATTCCTGCTCAATACGGTCAATAAAGACGCCAAATGA
- the mlaE gene encoding lipid asymmetry maintenance ABC transporter permease subunit MlaE: MRKTSLLEKVRLFGRSGIDLVEVLGRSTIFLFHALLGRGGIGGGFGLLLRQLHSVGVMSLVIIVVSGIFIGMVLALQGFNILSSYGSEQAVGQMVALTLLRELGPVVTALLFAGRAGSALTAEIGNMKSTEQLSSLEMIGVDPLKYIVAPRLWAGFISLPLLAMIFSVVGIWGGSWVAVDWLGVYDGSYWGNMQNSVTFSGDVLNGIIKSIVFAFVVTWIAVFQGYDCEPTSEGISRATTKTVVYASLAVLGLDFILTALMFGDF, encoded by the coding sequence ATGCGCAAGACATCTTTACTCGAGAAGGTTCGCCTTTTCGGCCGCTCAGGCATCGACTTGGTCGAGGTCCTGGGGCGTTCGACGATTTTCCTGTTTCACGCGCTGCTCGGGCGTGGCGGCATTGGCGGCGGGTTTGGTCTGTTGTTGAGACAGCTGCATTCGGTGGGCGTGATGTCCCTGGTCATCATCGTGGTGTCCGGGATATTCATTGGCATGGTGCTGGCGTTGCAGGGGTTCAATATCCTCTCCAGCTACGGTTCGGAGCAGGCGGTAGGGCAGATGGTTGCCTTGACGCTGCTGCGTGAACTGGGGCCGGTGGTCACCGCCTTGCTGTTCGCCGGGCGTGCGGGTTCTGCATTGACCGCCGAAATCGGCAACATGAAGTCCACCGAGCAGCTGTCCAGTCTGGAAATGATCGGCGTGGACCCGCTCAAATATATTGTTGCCCCGCGCCTGTGGGCCGGCTTCATATCCCTGCCGCTGCTGGCGATGATTTTCAGCGTGGTGGGCATCTGGGGTGGTTCGTGGGTGGCGGTTGACTGGTTGGGCGTCTATGACGGCTCGTACTGGGGCAACATGCAAAACAGCGTGACCTTCAGTGGCGACGTGCTCAATGGCATCATCAAAAGCATCGTTTTCGCCTTTGTAGTGACCTGGATCGCCGTATTCCAAGGCTATGACTGTGAGCCCACTTCAGAAGGGATCAGTCGCGCCACCACCAAGACCGTTGTGTACGCCTCGCTGGCGGTACTGGGCCTTGACTTCATTTTGACCGCCTTGATGTTTGGAGATTTCTGA
- a CDS encoding ATP-binding cassette domain-containing protein has product MSADNAYAVELKGLTFKRGSRSIFNNVDIRIPRGKVTGIMGPSGCGKTTLLRLMGMQLRPSAGEVWVNGQNLPTLSRSDLFDARKHMGVLFQSGALFTDLDVFENVAFPLRVHTQLSDEMIRDIVLLKLQAVGLRGAIDLMPDELSGGMKRRVALARAIALDPQILMYDEPFVGQDPIAMGVLVRLIRLLNDALGITSIVVSHDLAETASIADYLYVVGDGQVLGQGTPEELMNADNPRIRQFMNGDPDGPVPFHFPAADYRSDLLGKR; this is encoded by the coding sequence ATGAGTGCCGATAACGCCTACGCGGTCGAGCTGAAGGGTCTTACCTTCAAGCGCGGTTCGCGCAGCATCTTCAATAACGTCGATATTCGCATTCCCCGCGGCAAAGTCACGGGCATCATGGGGCCTTCCGGTTGCGGCAAGACCACTCTGTTGCGCCTGATGGGCATGCAATTGCGGCCCAGCGCCGGCGAAGTGTGGGTCAACGGCCAGAACCTGCCGACGCTGTCGCGCAGCGATCTGTTCGATGCGCGCAAGCATATGGGCGTGTTGTTCCAGAGCGGTGCCCTGTTTACCGACCTCGACGTTTTCGAAAACGTAGCGTTTCCGCTGCGGGTGCATACCCAGCTGTCCGATGAAATGATTCGTGACATTGTGCTGCTCAAATTGCAGGCCGTGGGCCTGCGCGGCGCCATCGACCTCATGCCTGACGAGTTGTCCGGCGGCATGAAGCGTCGTGTTGCGCTGGCGCGGGCCATTGCCCTCGATCCGCAGATCCTCATGTATGACGAGCCGTTCGTAGGCCAGGACCCGATCGCCATGGGCGTGCTGGTGCGCCTGATCCGGCTGCTCAACGATGCGTTGGGGATCACCAGCATCGTGGTTTCCCACGACCTGGCCGAAACCGCGAGCATTGCTGACTACCTATATGTTGTCGGCGATGGCCAGGTGCTGGGGCAGGGTACGCCTGAAGAGCTGATGAACGCTGATAACCCGCGCATTCGCCAATTCATGAACGGCGATCCCGATGGCCCGGTGCCTTTTCATTTTCCGGCAGCGGACTACCGCTCAGATCTTCTGGGGAAGCGCTGA
- a CDS encoding KpsF/GutQ family sugar-phosphate isomerase: protein MSQSSDLIQSAQRTIRLELEAVEGLLAHIDADFVRACEMILASTGRVVVVGMGKSGHVGNKIAATLASTGTTAFFVHPAEASHGDMGMITKDDIILALSNSGTTNEIVTLLPLIKRLGIKMISLTGNPESTLAKAAEVNLNVHVAHEACPLNLAPTSSTTAALVMGDALAVALLEARGFTAEDFAFSHPGGALGRRLLLKVENVMHSGDELPHVQRGTLLKDALMEMTRKGLGMTAILEADGRLAGVFTDGDLRRTLDRTIDIHTATIDAVMTPHGKTARPEMLAAEALKIMEDHKIGALVVVNSDDRPIGALNMHDLLRAGVM from the coding sequence ATGAGCCAATCCAGCGACCTTATTCAATCCGCACAACGCACCATCCGCCTCGAGCTTGAAGCCGTAGAAGGTTTACTGGCCCATATCGACGCAGATTTCGTACGCGCCTGCGAGATGATTCTGGCCAGCACGGGCCGCGTTGTGGTGGTCGGCATGGGTAAATCCGGCCACGTTGGCAACAAGATCGCCGCCACCCTGGCCAGCACCGGGACCACGGCGTTTTTCGTGCACCCGGCCGAAGCCAGCCACGGTGACATGGGCATGATCACCAAGGATGACATTATCCTGGCGCTGTCGAACTCCGGCACCACCAACGAAATCGTGACCTTGCTGCCCTTGATCAAGCGCCTGGGCATCAAGATGATCAGCCTCACCGGCAACCCGGAATCCACGCTGGCCAAGGCTGCCGAAGTCAATTTGAACGTGCATGTGGCCCACGAAGCCTGCCCGCTTAACCTGGCACCAACCTCCTCCACCACCGCCGCCCTGGTCATGGGCGACGCCCTGGCCGTGGCGTTGCTGGAAGCCCGTGGCTTTACCGCTGAAGACTTCGCGTTTTCGCACCCGGGCGGTGCGCTGGGTCGTCGCCTGCTGCTCAAAGTGGAAAACGTCATGCACTCGGGCGATGAGCTGCCCCACGTACAACGCGGCACTTTGCTCAAAGATGCACTGATGGAAATGACCCGCAAGGGCCTGGGCATGACCGCGATCCTGGAAGCCGACGGGCGCCTGGCCGGAGTCTTCACCGACGGCGACCTGCGCCGCACCCTGGACCGCACCATCGATATCCACACCGCGACCATCGATGCGGTGATGACGCCCCACGGCAAGACCGCCCGCCCCGAGATGCTTGCAGCCGAAGCGCTGAAGATCATGGAAGACCATAAGATTGGCGCGCTGGTGGTGGTCAATAGTGACGACCGCCCGATCGGCGCCCTGAACATGCACGACTTGCTGCGTGCGGGAGTGATGTAA
- a CDS encoding HAD family hydrolase, whose translation MTGDLLQRGKNIKLAIFDVDGVLTDGRLYFLEDGSEFKTFNTLDGQGIKMLMAAGVQTAIISGRKTPVVERRAQNLGIPHLYQGREDKLVVLDELLGQLNLSYEQVAYLGDDLPDLPVIRRVGLGMAVANAAAFVREHAHGITVARGGEGAAREFCELILRAQGSLEAAHAAYL comes from the coding sequence ATGACCGGCGACCTGCTGCAACGCGGTAAAAACATCAAACTGGCGATTTTTGACGTCGACGGCGTGCTTACCGATGGCCGCCTGTACTTCCTCGAAGACGGCAGCGAATTCAAGACATTCAACACGCTCGACGGCCAGGGCATCAAAATGTTGATGGCCGCCGGTGTGCAAACGGCAATTATCAGTGGTCGAAAGACACCGGTTGTGGAACGCCGCGCACAAAACCTGGGGATTCCTCACCTGTATCAAGGCCGTGAGGATAAACTGGTGGTTCTGGACGAGCTTCTTGGCCAACTCAACCTAAGCTATGAGCAGGTCGCCTATCTGGGTGATGATCTGCCTGACCTGCCGGTCATTCGCCGAGTGGGCCTGGGCATGGCCGTCGCCAATGCAGCGGCATTTGTGCGTGAACACGCCCATGGCATTACTGTCGCACGTGGCGGTGAAGGCGCGGCCCGCGAGTTCTGCGAATTGATCCTGCGTGCCCAGGGCAGTCTTGAAGCGGCCCACGCCGCCTACTTATAG
- the lptC gene encoding LPS export ABC transporter periplasmic protein LptC, whose translation MLSKKIRNFLLFGVIAALFLAVGYWNISPERFLDKPVAQVDEGLIDNFATNAYTVQFMPDGKVQYEMTSDKVEHVKASDVSLLTNPDLNLFRGTDFPWHVTSKRGEVNADGTQVELIDSVRVARTDEQKRDTIITSSRMTVFPQQQYAQTEQDVRIDGAGGVSTGKGMKAYLKESRIHLLSNVRGQYEAR comes from the coding sequence ATGCTGAGCAAAAAGATTCGCAACTTCCTGTTATTCGGGGTCATCGCCGCGCTGTTCCTGGCGGTGGGCTACTGGAATATCAGCCCGGAGCGCTTTCTCGACAAGCCTGTTGCGCAGGTGGACGAGGGGCTGATCGACAATTTCGCCACCAATGCCTATACGGTGCAGTTCATGCCTGACGGCAAGGTCCAGTACGAGATGACCTCCGACAAGGTGGAGCACGTCAAGGCCTCCGACGTCAGCCTGCTGACCAACCCGGACCTGAACCTGTTCCGTGGCACCGACTTTCCGTGGCACGTCACCAGCAAACGTGGCGAGGTCAACGCAGACGGCACCCAGGTTGAATTGATCGACTCGGTACGCGTCGCGCGCACCGATGAACAGAAGCGTGACACCATCATCACCAGCAGTCGCATGACCGTTTTCCCACAACAGCAATATGCGCAGACCGAGCAAGACGTTAGAATTGACGGCGCTGGCGGTGTATCGACTGGCAAGGGAATGAAAGCGTATTTGAAAGAAAGCAGGATACACCTGCTATCGAACGTAAGAGGACAGTATGAGGCTCGTTAA
- the lptA gene encoding lipopolysaccharide transport periplasmic protein LptA, with protein sequence MRLVKTLPILLGLGAALGSVSAWALPNDSQQPIHISADDAQLDDKQGVATYTGGVIITQGSMKITGNTVTLTRTAAGDIDVVTSVGNLAYFEQKQAAADPAPMKGYGRTIQYHAQQNRIILIDQARVVSTDGNTTEGEKITYDTVKQIATAGRANGTKIGTPKPRIDMVIQPKQKDAAAPAPKPAAKKTN encoded by the coding sequence ATGAGGCTCGTTAAAACCCTCCCTATTTTGCTCGGTCTGGGCGCAGCACTGGGAAGCGTGAGCGCCTGGGCTCTGCCGAACGATAGCCAGCAACCGATCCATATTTCGGCTGACGATGCGCAGCTGGATGACAAACAAGGCGTCGCGACCTATACCGGTGGCGTGATCATCACCCAGGGCTCGATGAAGATTACCGGCAACACGGTAACCCTGACTCGCACCGCGGCTGGCGACATCGACGTGGTGACTTCGGTGGGCAACCTGGCTTACTTCGAACAGAAGCAGGCGGCTGCTGACCCAGCACCGATGAAAGGCTACGGCAGGACCATCCAGTATCACGCCCAGCAGAACCGCATTATCCTGATTGACCAGGCACGGGTTGTCAGCACCGACGGCAACACCACCGAAGGTGAAAAAATCACCTACGACACCGTCAAGCAGATCGCTACCGCCGGTCGCGCCAATGGTACAAAAATCGGCACGCCGAAGCCGCGCATCGACATGGTTATCCAGCCGAAGCAGAAAGACGCTGCCGCCCCTGCGCCGAAACCCGCTGCGAAGAAGACGAACTAA
- the lptB gene encoding LPS export ABC transporter ATP-binding protein: MATLKAQHLAKAYKSRQVVRDVSLSIDSGQIVGLLGPNGAGKTTCFYMIVGLVQADQGRVLIDDLDVSHQPMHGRARAGIGYLPQEASIFRKLSVSDNIMAILETRKELDRDGRRKELESLLQEFHINHIRDNLGMSLSGGERRRVEIARALATAPKFILLDEPFAGVDPISVGDIKQIIHHLKAKGIGVLITDHNVRETLDICETAYIVNDGQLIAEGDSATILANELVKEVYLGHEFRL, encoded by the coding sequence ATGGCAACCCTGAAAGCCCAGCATCTGGCCAAAGCTTATAAAAGCCGTCAGGTCGTACGCGACGTCAGCCTGTCGATCGACAGCGGCCAGATCGTCGGCTTGCTCGGCCCCAACGGCGCCGGCAAGACCACCTGCTTCTATATGATTGTTGGCCTGGTCCAGGCGGATCAGGGCCGTGTATTGATTGACGACCTGGACGTAAGCCACCAGCCGATGCACGGTCGTGCGCGCGCAGGTATCGGCTATCTGCCCCAGGAAGCGTCGATCTTCCGCAAACTGTCGGTGTCGGACAACATCATGGCGATCCTCGAGACCCGCAAGGAACTCGACCGTGATGGCCGTCGCAAAGAGCTGGAAAGCCTGTTGCAGGAGTTCCATATCAACCACATTCGCGACAACCTCGGCATGAGCTTGTCCGGTGGTGAGCGTCGCCGTGTGGAAATCGCCCGCGCCCTGGCCACCGCGCCGAAGTTCATCCTGCTGGACGAACCTTTTGCCGGTGTCGACCCGATCTCGGTCGGCGATATCAAGCAGATCATCCATCACCTCAAGGCCAAGGGTATCGGTGTACTGATCACCGACCACAACGTGCGTGAGACCCTCGATATCTGCGAGACCGCCTATATCGTCAATGATGGGCAACTGATTGCAGAAGGTGACTCCGCGACTATCCTGGCCAATGAACTGGTGAAGGAAGTGTACCTGGGTCACGAGTTCCGCCTGTAA
- a CDS encoding RNA polymerase factor sigma-54, with product MKPSLVLRMGQQLTMTPQLQQAIRLLQLSTLDLQQEIQEALESNPMLERQEEGDDFDNADPLADNIEQKPNADVQEPSYQETAPTVDNLEEGEWNERIPNELPVDTAWEDVYQTSASSLPSNDDDEWDFTTRTSAGESLQSHLLWQLNLAPMSDTDRLIAVTLIDCINNQGYLDETLDEILEAFDPELDIELDEIEAVLHRIQQFEPAGIGARTLSECLLLQLRQLPAKTPWLAEAQRLVTDYIDLLGSRDYSQLMRRMKLKEDDLRQVIELVQSLNPRPGSQIESSEAEYVVPDVIVRKDNERWLVELNQESVPRLRVNPQYAGFVRRADTSADNTFMRNQLQEARWFIKSLQSRNETLMKVATQIVEHQRGFLEYGDEAMKPLVLHDIAEAVGMHESTISRVTTQKFMHTPRGIYELKYFFSSHVSTSEGGECSSTAIRAIIKKLVAAENQKKPLSDSKIAGLLEAQGIQVARRTVAKYRESLGIAPSSERKRLM from the coding sequence ATGAAACCATCGCTAGTCCTGAGAATGGGCCAGCAGCTGACGATGACACCGCAGCTGCAACAGGCCATCCGCCTGCTCCAATTGTCGACCCTGGACCTGCAACAGGAAATCCAGGAGGCCCTGGAGTCCAATCCGATGCTCGAACGCCAGGAAGAAGGCGACGACTTCGATAATGCAGACCCGCTGGCCGATAACATCGAGCAAAAACCCAACGCCGACGTGCAGGAACCCTCCTATCAGGAAACCGCCCCTACGGTGGATAACCTTGAGGAAGGCGAATGGAACGAACGCATCCCCAACGAGCTTCCTGTCGACACCGCCTGGGAAGACGTCTACCAGACCAGCGCCAGCAGCCTGCCCAGCAATGACGATGACGAGTGGGACTTCACCACCCGCACGTCCGCCGGTGAGAGCCTGCAGAGCCATTTGCTGTGGCAACTGAACCTGGCGCCGATGTCCGACACCGATCGCCTGATCGCCGTAACCCTGATCGACTGCATCAACAATCAGGGCTACCTGGACGAGACGCTCGACGAAATTCTGGAAGCCTTCGACCCGGAACTGGACATCGAGCTGGACGAAATCGAAGCCGTCCTGCATCGCATCCAACAGTTCGAGCCTGCCGGCATTGGCGCTCGTACCTTGAGCGAATGCCTGTTGCTGCAACTGCGCCAGCTGCCGGCCAAGACCCCTTGGCTCGCCGAGGCCCAGCGCCTGGTCACCGACTACATCGACCTGCTGGGCAGCCGCGACTACAGCCAGTTGATGCGCCGCATGAAGCTCAAGGAAGACGACCTGCGCCAAGTCATCGAGCTGGTGCAGAGCCTCAACCCGCGTCCGGGCTCGCAGATCGAGTCCAGCGAAGCCGAATATGTCGTTCCGGACGTGATCGTGCGCAAAGATAACGAGCGCTGGCTGGTGGAGTTGAACCAGGAGTCGGTGCCACGCCTGCGGGTCAACCCGCAATACGCAGGCTTTGTGCGCCGCGCCGACACCAGCGCCGACAACACCTTCATGCGTAACCAATTGCAGGAAGCGCGCTGGTTCATCAAGAGCCTGCAAAGCCGCAACGAAACCCTGATGAAAGTGGCCACCCAGATCGTCGAGCACCAGCGCGGCTTCCTGGAATATGGCGATGAGGCGATGAAACCACTGGTTCTGCATGACATCGCCGAAGCGGTAGGCATGCATGAATCGACGATTTCCCGCGTGACCACACAGAAATTCATGCATACCCCACGGGGTATTTATGAGCTGAAATACTTTTTCTCCAGCCACGTCAGCACCTCCGAAGGCGGTGAATGCTCGTCCACGGCGATCCGCGCGATCATCAAAAAACTGGTTGCGGCGGAAAATCAGAAAAAGCCATTGAGTGACAGTAAGATCGCTGGTTTACTGGAGGCACAAGGCATTCAGGTCGCCCGTCGAACCGTCGCCAAGTACCGCGAGTCCCTCGGGATCGCGCCTTCCAGCGAGCGTAAGCGTTTGATGTGA